The Akkermansia sp. N21116 genome includes a region encoding these proteins:
- the mazG gene encoding nucleoside triphosphate pyrophosphohydrolase encodes MTDDEMISCKEPARQLERLRSIMKRLREPGGCPWDAEQTHESIIGEMIEESYEVVDAIQQGDWNHLREELGDVLLQVVFHAQIAREDGLYDLDDIACELNDKLVRRHPHVFAASQVRDTDGVLTQWDQIKRQERKAEKAHFLDSVGKGLPSLLKAKKLQKKAAKAGFDWPDTDGVIAKIREELAESEETLAYPDDDPRVQEELGDLLFSVVNLCRKRGVDPEIALTSTNRKFETRFNLMEDVLNEQGTPLGEADLDTMEACWQQVKKSLRS; translated from the coding sequence ATGACAGATGATGAAATGATTTCCTGCAAGGAACCCGCCAGGCAACTTGAACGCCTGCGCTCCATCATGAAACGTTTACGCGAGCCCGGAGGATGCCCCTGGGATGCGGAACAGACCCACGAATCCATCATCGGTGAGATGATTGAAGAATCTTACGAAGTCGTCGATGCCATCCAGCAAGGTGACTGGAATCACCTAAGGGAAGAATTGGGAGACGTCCTTCTCCAGGTGGTTTTCCACGCACAAATCGCCCGGGAGGACGGATTGTACGATCTGGATGACATCGCCTGTGAATTGAATGACAAGCTCGTCAGACGCCATCCCCACGTTTTTGCCGCCAGCCAGGTCCGCGACACGGATGGAGTGTTAACGCAGTGGGACCAGATCAAGCGCCAGGAGCGCAAGGCGGAGAAAGCACACTTCCTCGACAGCGTCGGCAAGGGACTTCCCTCCCTTCTGAAGGCGAAAAAGCTGCAAAAGAAAGCCGCCAAAGCCGGATTCGACTGGCCGGACACCGACGGTGTCATCGCTAAAATCCGGGAGGAGCTGGCCGAAAGCGAAGAAACCCTCGCCTATCCCGACGATGACCCCCGCGTTCAGGAAGAACTGGGAGACCTTCTCTTCTCAGTCGTCAACCTGTGCCGCAAGCGCGGTGTCGATCCGGAAATCGCCCTGACATCCACCAATCGTAAATTCGAGACCCGCTTCAACCTCATGGAGGATGTACTCAACGAACAGGGAACGCCTCTCGGAGAGGCGGACCTCGACACTATGGAAGCCTGCTGGCAACAGGTTAAGAAAAGCCTGCGTTCCTGA
- a CDS encoding ComF family protein produces MQWADGIWQDVCGWFFPSVCAICGDGPLHRTCLCSSCRASLSMVEAPICPRCGEPLAGAVGEVGNCPYCGGGKVHYDFARSACLNKDHLRSLLHDFKYAGKIHFAGTLAGLIDDLWHTCDDRLAGEDWLLVPVPLHRRKLKKRGYNQAEELALILSRLRKLPVLDALMRGKDNVSQASLGRKERLRHVQELYHMRPSVLRKELVKDRAVLLIDDIMTTGSTVDVCSRVLKKEGRARCVGVLTVARTVNT; encoded by the coding sequence ATGCAATGGGCGGACGGGATTTGGCAGGATGTCTGCGGTTGGTTTTTTCCTTCGGTTTGTGCCATATGCGGCGACGGTCCTCTGCATCGGACGTGTCTGTGTTCTTCCTGCCGAGCTTCCCTGTCTATGGTCGAGGCTCCGATTTGTCCTCGTTGCGGGGAGCCTCTTGCCGGGGCCGTGGGAGAGGTCGGCAACTGTCCGTATTGCGGAGGCGGCAAAGTCCACTACGATTTTGCCAGATCCGCTTGCCTGAACAAGGATCACCTCAGGAGCCTCCTTCACGACTTCAAATACGCCGGGAAAATTCATTTTGCCGGAACCTTGGCAGGATTGATTGACGATCTATGGCACACATGCGACGACCGTCTGGCAGGGGAAGACTGGCTTTTGGTGCCTGTGCCCCTTCACCGCAGGAAATTGAAAAAACGCGGTTATAACCAGGCGGAAGAATTGGCCTTGATCTTGTCCCGCCTTCGTAAACTGCCGGTTTTGGATGCCCTGATGCGAGGGAAAGATAACGTCAGTCAGGCGAGCCTCGGCAGGAAGGAGCGCCTCCGTCACGTTCAGGAGCTCTATCACATGCGCCCGTCCGTCCTGCGCAAGGAACTCGTCAAAGACCGCGCTGTCCTCTTGATCGACGATATCATGACGACCGGGAGTACCGTGGACGTGTGTTCCCGCGTATTGAAAAAAGAAGGCCGTGCCCGTTGCGTCGGCGTCTTGACTGTTGCCCGGACGGTTAACACATGA
- a CDS encoding thioesterase family protein translates to MNREPLNLTTRNEVMFYDTDCGGVVHNLAYLRMIEECRTKLGSLLGMNYRDLGEEQTFTVVVRHEIDYIRPGVMGDTIETKGWVSAMEKASFWCDFEMRRTSDGALLVKAHQKLALVRMPAGRPTRIPAEWREKCGLIDE, encoded by the coding sequence ATGAACAGGGAACCTCTTAACCTGACGACGCGGAATGAAGTCATGTTTTACGATACCGACTGTGGAGGGGTCGTTCACAATCTCGCCTACCTGCGCATGATCGAAGAATGCCGGACCAAGCTGGGGAGCCTTCTTGGTATGAATTACCGTGACTTGGGGGAGGAACAAACTTTTACCGTCGTTGTCCGGCATGAGATTGATTACATCCGTCCCGGAGTCATGGGAGATACCATTGAGACCAAAGGCTGGGTTAGTGCTATGGAAAAAGCGTCCTTCTGGTGCGATTTCGAGATGAGACGAACCTCCGATGGGGCTCTGCTTGTCAAAGCTCACCAGAAACTTGCCCTTGTCCGTATGCCTGCCGGACGACCGACTCGCATCCCTGCGGAATGGCGGGAAAAGTGCGGACTGATAGACGAATGA